A region of the Triticum aestivum cultivar Chinese Spring unplaced genomic scaffold, IWGSC CS RefSeq v2.1 scaffold135807, whole genome shotgun sequence genome:
TATGGTCAATACGCACATACCGTTGTGTATAATGCTTTTGCAGCTTTAGAAAACTATGTGTTGGTCTTTCCATCACTCTTTCGATTTCCATGCCAGTGCTATGGCTAGCCATTAGAGTACTTCTCAGCAGTTTTGACACGAGTGAATTCTTCTTTTTCCGATCACGGACTCACATNNNNNNNNNNNNNNNNNNNNNNNNNNNNNNNNNNNNNNNNNNNNNNNNNNNNNNNNNNNNNNNNNNNNNNNNNNNNNNNNNNNNNNNNNNNNNNNNNNNNNNNNNNNNNNNNNNNNNNNNNNNNNNNNNNNNNNNNNNNNNNNNNNNNNNNNNNNNNNNNNNNNNNNNNNNNNNNNNNNNNNNNNNNNNNNNNNNNNNNNNNNNNNNNNNNNNNNNNNNNNNNNNNNNNNNNNNNNNNNNNNNNNNNNNNNNNNNNNNNNNNNNNNNNNNNNNNNNNNNNNNNNNNNNNNNNNNNNNNNNNNNNNNNNNNNNNNNNNNNNNNNNNNNNNNNNNNNNNNNNNNNNNNNNNNNNNNNNNNNNNNNNNNNNNNNNNNNNNNNNNNNNNNNNNNNNNNNNNNNNNNNNNNNNNNNNNNNNNNNNNNNNNNNNNNNNNNNNNNNNNNNNNNNNNNNNNNNNNNNNNNNNNNNNNNNNNNNNNNNNNNNNNNNNNNNNNNNNNNNNNNNNNNNNNNNNNNNNNNNNNNNNNNNNNNNNNNNNNNNNNNNNNNNNNNNNNNNNNNNNNNNNNNNNNNNNNNNNNNNNNNNNNNNNNNNNNNNNNNNNNNNNNNNNNNNNNNNNNNNNNNNNNNNNNNNNNNNNNNNNNNNNNNNNNNNNNNNNNNNNNNNNNNNNNNNNNNNNNNNNNNNNNNNNNNNNNNNNNNNNNNNNNNNNNNNNNNNNNNNNNNNNNNNNNNNNNNNNNNNNNNNNNNNNNNNNNNNNNNNNNNNNNNNNNNNNNNNNNNNNNNNNNNNNNNNNNNNNNNNNNNNNNNNNNNNNNNNNNNNNNNNNNNNNNNNNNNNNNNNNNNNNNNNNNNNNNNNNNNNNNNNNNNNNNNNNNNNNNNNNNNNNNNNNNNNNNNNNNNNNNNNNNNNNNNNNNNNNNNNNNNNNNNNNNNNNNNNNNNNNNNNNNNNNNNNNNNNNNNNNNNNNNNNNNNNNNNNNNNNNNNNNNNNNNNNNNNNNNNNNNNNNNNNNNNNNNNNNNNNNNNNNNNNNNNNNNNNNNNNNNNNNNNNNNNNNNNNNNNNNNNNNNNNNNNNNNNNNNNNNNNNNNNNNNNNNNNNNNNNNNNNNNNNNNNNNNNNNNNNNNNNNNNNNNNNNNNNNNNNNNNNNNNNNNNNNNNNNNNNNNNNNNNNNNNNNNNNNNNNNNNNNNNNNNNNNNNNNNNNNNNNNNNNNNNNNNNNNNNNNNNNNNNNNNNNNNNNNNNNNNNNNNNNNNNNNNNNNNNNNNNNNNNNNNNNNNNNNNNNNNNNNNNNNNNNNNNNNNNNNNNNNNNNNNNNNNNNNNNNNNNNNNNNNNNNNNNNNNNNNNNNNNNNNNNNNNNNNNNNNNNNNNNNNNNNNNNNNNNNNNNNNNNNNNNNNNNNNNNNNNNNNNNNNNNNNNNNNNNNNNNNNNNNNNNNNNNNNNNNNNNNNNNNNNNNNNNNNNNNNNNNNNNNNNNNNNNNNNNNNNNNNNNNNNNNNNNNNNNNNNNNNNNNNNNNNNNNNNNNNNNNNNNNNNNNNNNNNNNNNNNNNNNNNNNNNNNNNNNNNNNNNNNNNNNNNNNNNNNNNNNNNNNNNNNNNNNNNNNNNNNNNNNNNNNNNNNNNNNNNNNNNNNNNNNNNNNNNNNNNNNNNNNNNNNNNNNNNNNNNNNNNNNNNNNNNNNNNNNNNNNNNNNNNNNNNNNNNNNNNNNNNNNNNNNNNNNNNNNNNNNNNNNNNNNNNNNNNNNNNNNNNNNNNNNNNNNNNNNNNNNNNNNNNNNNNNNNNNNNNNNNNNNNNNNNNNNNNNNNNNNNNNNNNNNNNNNNNNNNNNNNNNNNNNNNNNNNNNNNNNNNNNNNNNNNNNNNNNNNNNNNNNNNNNNNNNNNNNNNNNNNNNNNNNNNNNNNNNNNNNNNNNNNNNNNNNNNNNNNNNNNNNNNNNNNNNNNNNNNNNNNNNNNNNNNNNNNNNNNNNNNNNNNNNNNNNNNNNNNNNNNNNNNNNNNNNNNNNNNNNNNNNNNNNNNNNNNNNNNNNNNNNNNNNNNNNNNNNNNNNNNNNNNNNNNNNNNNNNNNNNNNNNNNNNNNNNNNNNNNNNNNNNNNNNNNNNNNNNNNNNNNNNNNNNNNNNNNNNNNNNNNNNNNNNNNNNNNNNNNNNNNNNNNNNNNNNNNNNNNNNNNNNNNNNNNNNNNNNNNNNNNNNNNNNNNNNNNNNNNNNNNNNNNNNNNNNNNNNNNNNNNNNNNNNNNNNNNNNNNNNNNNNNNNNNNNNNNNNNNNNNNNNNNNNNNNNNNNNNNNNNNNNNNNNNNNNNNNNNNNNNNNNNNNNNNNNNNNNNNNNNNNNNNNNNNNNNNNNNNNNNNNNNNNNNNNNNNNNNNNNNNNNNNNNNNNNNNNNNNNNNNNNNNNNNNNNNNNNNNNNNNNNNNNNNNNNNNNNNNNNNNNNNNNNNNNNNNNNNNNNNNNNNNNNNNNNNNNNNNNNNNNNNNNNNNNNNNNNNNNNNNNNNNNNNNNNNNNNNNNNNNNNNNNNNNNNNNNNNNNNNNNNNNNNNNNNNNNNNNNNNNNNNNNNNNNNNNNNNNNNNNNNNNNNNNNNNNNNNNNNNNNNNNNNNNNNNNNNNNNNNNNNNNNNNNNNNNNNNNNNNNNNNNNNNNNNNNNNNNNNNNNNNNNNNNNNNNNNNNNNNNNNNNNNNNNNNNNNNNNNNNNNNNNNNNNNNNNNNNNNNNNNNNNNNNNNNNNNNNNNNNNNNNNNNNNNNNNNNNNNNNNNNNNNNNNNNNNNNNNNNNNNNNNNNNNNNNNNNNNNNNNNNNNNNNNNNNNNNNNNNNNNNNNNNNNNNNNNNNNNNNNNNNNNNNNNNNNNNNNNNNNNNNNNNNNNNNNNNNNNNNNNNNNNNNNNNNNNNNNNNNNNNNNNNNNNNNNNNNNNNNNNNNNNNNNNNNNNNNNNNNNNNNATGCATCTACCGAGTGTGCCGCCGGAGTCAATCTAAGGCCTCTCGACCCGCCCAGCCATGCGTCGTATGCGTTGCTTCCTAACATCGCCTACTTTGAGTTTGTCGAGATACAGCCTCGTGATGAAGAAACTCCTACTGTTGATGACGATGGCGATCCCGGTGAGATGAAGCTTGTAGATCTTGTGGATGTCAAAATTGGTCAGACCTATGAGCTGGTTGTCACCACCTTTGCAGGTTAGCTAGCTAAGACTTCCTCCTTATATAAGTCTTGAAGTATCTTGATTTTTGTATATTGCCCTACTTCACTCGGTGTTTTATTTTAGAATAGACTTTTTTGCCTGGCATTGTCTTTGTAAAAGCAGACTCTACATAAGTTTCTAGTTCCAAGAAATAAAGAaaatatgaaactttaagtcaaATGTTCTTGCCCCGTAATCCCGAGCATGCAACCGGTCATTGTCTGCCTATACAGATAAAGGATtccaataatagtaataataattgaTGAAAAGTAATAGGAATTATTGTGTTTAGCCAACTTGCGTAAGAATTATTTATTAGTTCAGTAGCTATGATTTGATTTCATATGCAAACCATACCAGGTCTTTACAGGTACCGAGTTGGTGACCTTCTCACCGTGACTAGCTTCTATAATGCAACACCATTGTTCCACTTCTCGGGACGACATGATGTTATCTTAAGTATAGACCATGAGAAGATAAGCGAGGAGGAACTACTCAGGGCAATTTCACAGGCTATTGAGCTCCATCTTGGCCCTCTTGGATACATGCTCNNNNNNNNNNNNNNNNNNNNNNNNNNNNNNNNNNNNNNNNNNNNNNNNNNNNNNNNNNNNNNNNNNNNNNNNNNNNNNNNNNNNNNNNNNNNNNNNNNNNNNNNNNNNNNNNNNNNNNNNNNNNNNNNNNNNNNNNNNNNNNNNNNNNNNNNNNNNNNNNNNNNNNNNNNNNNNNNNNNNNNNNNNNNNNNNNNNNNNNNNNNNNNNNNNNNNNNNNNNNNNNNNNNNNNNNNNNNNNNNNNNNNNNNNNNNNNNNNNNNNNNNNNNNNNNNNNNNNNNNNGTGGAAGCACCGCGTTTGCAGACATATCCAAGTTGCCAGGCCACTACGTCCTGTTCTGGGAGCTAACCAACGCAAGGAGTAACCACGTGGTTGGCGACATCCCCGATCAATCCGTCATGGAGAATTGTTGCTCGACAGTTGAAGAATGCTTTGACCAAATGTACTGCAAAAGCAGGCAGCGTGCGAACATCACCGCGCTCGAGATAAGGGTGCTTGAGCAGGGTGCGTTCGACGCTCTCATGGACTTCTTCGTGTCTAGAGGCGCATCAGCGGGCCAGTACAAGACTCCAACGGCTATTCGGTCAAAAGAAGCGATGACTGTGTTGGAAGAGAGGCTGGTGGCAAGGTTCTTTAGCAAAGAAATTCCCCGTGGTTATCTATATGATGATTACGTGAAGAAATGATTGATGCCCTGACGGGTTGATTAGGGGACTAGTGTTCTACTCATTTGTACGGATACATATGTGTTAATCCCCATGGAAGTGCAATAAATATGGTTAGAGACTACGCGCAAAAAAAAAGATATAAGACGTGACATTCTTTCCGTATTTTGTTTCGGTATTTTCAGGACTACATGTTCTCATCTCTGCATCAAGTCATTTTTGAAAGAGAACTAAATCCAAGTTGTTGAAGAACATGATTTGGACTGTCATGCACTACTATAGGTCCGGCCACTACCTCGTGTGACGTCTTCTCTTCTGTTTGCTGGTACCTTGAAGCTAAGGAAGTTAGTTCAAAAGATACGACAATGTTGCCCACTTCCATAACAAAGTTAGCCTAGAAATATCGTAGATATGCACATTAAAGAAAAGTTACTATTCTACAGGAGCCTAAGCATGAAGCACTTGGGCCACAAGTCCACAAGTCAGTGGCACACATAGATACCGCAATTTTGGGTGCTCAATTTCATTTAATGAATTTTTTTGGAACTCCCTCAAACAAAAGTGGATCCTGAACTTCATTGTCTAATAAGTATGGAATAAGAGTGGCATGATTCTTCTCAATCATATGCCTACGTCATCCCATCATGTATGAAATTTTCTATTTATGCCCGATGAGCGCATTGGCAATACTAGcatatatgcccgtgcgttgcagcggGAGATATATTTTTGTTGCGATAAGCAACGGGAAAGATAATTGATGTGTCCACCAAAAATGGTCTCCACAACAGTAGGTGACAGAGCAAGGAGTTGTGGTCTTCTTGTTGAACATGTTTGGCCCGCAAAATCTTGATTGTGATGGGATTGGTTGGCGTGGCGGTGAGCATCCAACTCGTATCATTTTTCCTCCTGGTCCGCCTCCATCTCAGGATTGTGCATGCCTCCTCATTAGGTGGACGCACGTCGATGTTCGGGACACAAATGCTTCGCCCACTCTCTCCCATGATGGCGTAATCGGATGAATGTTCCATCTTTATGACAGTTTATTCTCTTTAATTATTTTTGCGCTCATAGGCTCACTTTTTTTTTCTAAGTAGAGCCAAACAACATGTTCTCTTTATTGGCACATGCCCACAATTTCTTTAATTTATTGCTAACGAGCATAGGACAAATGTGCGCTGCTAACCAATGGCAAGTGCATATATTTAAGAAAATACTCTAGAGTCAGATTCgaaatattatttgattctttttgaacATTCAAAGAAATATGAACTACCGAATATTCATGAAAAtgttaaaaaaattgaaatcccaaTCAGTTTTGAAATATGCGAACATTTGTTTTTGAAAATTCTGTTTATTTTTGGAAGAAACATGAACAAATTAGAAACAGAAataatttttgaaattcacaaacaatATTTTGAAACATCAAGCTTTTATAAAAACAAAaacatttttgatttttttaaaaagggTCATTTAGATCATTTTTAGAAAATAAATTTTTTGACGCAGACATTATTATGTATTTGTGAATATTTCTCTAAAATAACAATATTCTTTGAATGTGGAAGATTTCATAAAATTTGATTTTCataaaaaaatcttaaacaattttgaaaaacacaattTTCTTAAAAACAAAAGGAGATTTTCTTTAAATGTTAAGAAAATTCTGAAACGATATTTTTGAAAAaatttgaatattttttaaaacagTTTTTtaattatgaatattttttgaatattcGAACACAAATTGAAATTCTCAATCTTTTTGTAAATTCTTAGGTTACAGAAAAATTAAAATAAAGAAGAGAAATATGAAACATAAATAGGAAAGGAAAGGAACAGAAAAATATAAATATAAACAGAACATTGAAAAAATAAAAACGGGCAGGTCCAGTCTTGGGCACCCTGTGCGTAGCTTTAACTATTTGCTGCCCTGTGCAACAAATAAGGTCTTTCCAACTACATGGGCAGGATAATTACTGGGCTGGATTTGTTGGGCAGGAGCGCGCGCGGCCCAATTGTAGAATTCTGGAAAACCCTTTTTTTATAGCCGATAGatgcacaaaaatttagtaccacctcggatacgAAAAGAAAACTTGGACAAACCTTTTTTTATAGCAGATAGATGCACAataatttagtaccacctcggataggaaAAAAAAACTTTTCGGcaatgaacggatgaaaaaattggagaaacgcacctagctttattagtaggtatagattctTTCAAGCATTCGACACCATTCAAATACATCATTTGTCCAGTTTCTATGACAGAAAATAGTGCATAACCTGACAGTACATAAACACTCATGGTTGTTGTCCATGCCTAGGAAGACAGTGACATTGACCATAACGAAACAAATATAGTGTCTCTGTAGATCAGATATATAAGATGGACATGGTAAACTTAGGCCATGTTTGTATGAGCTTCGGGAACAAGATTCAGCTTCACCAATGATTCTAAATCTAGAATCTGAACCAAAAAGCTATGTAGTTCGAGATACAGTACCAGATTCAGCTTTGCCGCTGAGCTAAATCTGGAAGTTGAAACAAGCAACTATTTCGAAAACAATAACATGTTCTCACCTTCTCCATAGTGAAATAAGTAACAAATTAATCTGTTTCGCGATATGAGGCCAAACTACAAATTATATTATGGCAAACAAGTTAAACTTGGTGTTATCGAACAAACATATAAAACAACATTACAAAAGCGGGATAAAGCATGTGGGAGACCCAAAAGAGGGGAGGCACTGTACAGGAGGAGGTATACAACAAGGTCAAGAGCGTCAACCAAATAGTGAAGCAAATTTCTTTACTCATAATTATATTTGAATCGACCCTCCAAAGTCTAAGTGATTACCAAGTTACAACATATAAAGGACCAAACCCAACATGCTGTGAGCAATCATCTCGTCGATAAGGATTAAAGACTCCAAAATTTTATGAGAAATCATTCATGTTCTCGTCGCTCTTTGTGCCCTCATCCCGTACAAAGAGAAATCATTATGCGTGGACCACACCCCATCCNNNNNNNNNNGCACCTCGCGCTCCGTTCACCCCCTTTCGCGATGCTCCGCCTCCACGCATAGCTCTTTGTTCCCTCATATCCACACCTGTCATTGCCCCCTGCCGCCCAAGGCCACCGTCGTCGCGTGCTGCCGTCGTCCCCGGGTCCCCCGCATCCTAACTCTGGTGCTGCCCAATCGGCCCCCCCAGCGCATTCATCACCCCAATGGAGCACAAGTGTCCTCGAGCACACGCTCGTCGTGCTACGCTCCTGAGGGTACCTTTCTTCCATGGCAAGGGCTAGAGGCGGCCTTCCTCTCCTCCTATAGCGTGATACGCCcactttgcatcatgtttacctactgttatttatattatttttatacataataattctttttggagtaattctaataccCTTTCTCTCACAATATGAAAGGTTCACACAAAGAcgaagaattccggcagctggaaatctgtacctgaaaaagctacgtcaggccacctattctgcacaaccccaaatgagctgaaacgtcacgaggaatttttatggaataaataagaaataatgAAGAAAATAACTatcggaggggggccacctggtgagcacaagacaccagggcgcgccctggtgggttgtgcttagcCCAGCCCAgctctggtgtccatcttcttgtatataagtcattttgccTAGAAAAAATATCAAAGAAGATTTTTGGGATGGAGCGCCACCTTCTCGAGGCGGaatttgggcaggagcacttttgccttcCAGTGGAGCGATTACGCCGGGGGAACTTCCATCCCGAAGGGGGATATCATCGTCATCActatcaccaacaactctcccatcttggggagtgcAATCTCCActgacatcttcaacaacaccatctcctctcaaactctagttcatctcttgtgttcaatctttgtaccggtactatagattggtgcttgtgggtggctaatagtgttgattacatcttgtagttgattactatatggtttatttggtggaagattatatgttcagatccaatatgctacttaatacccctctgatcttgagcaggattatcatttgtgagtagtttctttttttcttgaggtcacgggagaaatcttcactagtagaaaacacgGCTTTGGTCACAGCTCAATGTATACATTAGTCCCAGTTgcatcacgaaccgggactaatgtgagcattagtcccggttcgagcggctaaggcgtcgggaaggcattagtcccagttcaaatgggacctttagtcctggtttgagacatgaaccgggactaaagggtgcgatgccctttagtcccggttcgtgtcacaaaccgaGACTAAGggtgacctttagtctcggtttgagacacgaaccgggactaaagggcgcgataccctttagacccggttcgtgtctcaaaccgggactaaaggtccgaTTTTCATCCCCCCCTCCCCgtgtatcgccttttcagttttgtaaaacaaaagaaaatgataaaaaattctaaaattaaaatccttcgattGTGACCGCCATATCTTACTACATCTATTAGTTAGAAaatttaaaaaacttaaatttggacatgttttgcaaaaaaagtgttatgaaaaagtaagaCTGCCagatcttttgcatacgatgtcgaaaaaaacgcATAATATATCAAGAAAATCAGAACGAAAATCcacatccgattttgaccgccgtaggcctatttgcaaatttttagaatcctcaaattcagaaaggaaacaaaaacatatgctcaaatttcagtttttttacttttcattaaatctggtgaaactatggtcaaactacttattcaagaaatattagtgttaataaatacttttttaggtttttttttttgcttttggttaaatctggtcaaactattgtaaaatctggtcaaactgtggtcaaactatggtcagactacttattcaagaaatattattgttactaaataatttctgttttttagaataatggtttcaaactcaaacggtgcttAATGCTCAAGTTCAACTCCGAAGGGTTAATATGATTGACAGCTTAGTATT
Encoded here:
- the LOC123175207 gene encoding probable indole-3-acetic acid-amido synthetase GH3.7, with product MKLVDLVDVKIGQTYELVVTTFAGLYRYRVGDLLTVTSFYNATPLFHFSGRHDVILSIDHEKISEEELLRAISQAIELHLGPLGYMLXGSTAFADISKLPGHYVLFWELTNARSNHVVGDIPDQSVMENCCSTVEECFDQMYCKSRQRANITALEIRVLEQGAFDALMDFFVSRGASAGQYKTPTAIRSKEAMTVLEERLVARFFSKEIPRGYLYDDYVKK